A single genomic interval of Pelagerythrobacter marensis harbors:
- a CDS encoding stage II sporulation protein M encodes MKPPILKTLFSRAEVAPPADVEAAALRSDRFRLEREGDWRRLDAIVTRMEQGRLRGLSDDDVLALPALYRTAASSLAVARETSLDTATLDYLDALVQRAWFQVYGPRQGFVAWLRQFLGGGLSRAIRAIWLDICVALAVMVAGTIVGWLLVMREREWFYALVPTGLADTRVPGASREVLLESLQVEKDAQGLSAFAAYLFSNNAGVAILAFALGFAFGIPSLMLLMHNMALLGAMLWLYHDAGLTLEFVAWLSVHGTSELFAILLAGAAGVHIGRSMAFPGNRPILAAAAESGQRAAQVMVGVVFMLIAAAVLEAFPRQLLGTEGRLLIGVTMLLAWLAYFFAYGRNRPDSGPHAAGHAAAGAS; translated from the coding sequence ATGAAGCCTCCGATCCTCAAAACGCTTTTCTCCCGCGCCGAAGTGGCGCCGCCCGCCGATGTCGAGGCCGCGGCCCTGCGCTCCGACCGCTTCCGGCTGGAGCGGGAGGGCGACTGGCGCCGGCTCGACGCGATCGTCACGCGGATGGAACAGGGGCGGTTGCGCGGGCTGTCGGACGACGATGTGCTCGCCCTGCCCGCGCTTTACCGCACGGCCGCCTCCAGCCTGGCGGTCGCACGCGAGACGTCGCTCGACACGGCAACGCTCGACTATCTCGACGCGCTGGTCCAGCGCGCCTGGTTCCAGGTCTATGGCCCGCGCCAGGGCTTCGTCGCCTGGCTGCGCCAGTTCCTGGGCGGCGGCCTGAGCCGCGCGATCCGGGCGATCTGGCTGGACATCTGCGTCGCGCTGGCGGTGATGGTCGCCGGCACGATCGTCGGCTGGCTGCTGGTGATGCGCGAGCGCGAGTGGTTCTACGCCCTCGTCCCCACCGGCCTGGCCGACACCCGCGTTCCCGGCGCCAGCCGCGAGGTCTTGCTGGAAAGCCTGCAGGTGGAAAAGGATGCGCAGGGGCTGTCGGCCTTCGCCGCCTACCTGTTCAGCAACAACGCCGGGGTAGCGATCCTCGCGTTTGCGCTCGGCTTTGCCTTCGGGATCCCCTCGCTGATGCTGCTGATGCACAACATGGCGCTGCTCGGCGCGATGCTGTGGCTCTATCACGACGCGGGGCTGACGCTGGAATTCGTCGCCTGGCTGAGCGTTCACGGAACGAGCGAGCTGTTCGCGATCCTGCTGGCGGGCGCGGCGGGCGTTCATATCGGGCGGTCGATGGCCTTTCCCGGCAACCGCCCGATCCTGGCCGCGGCGGCCGAGAGCGGGCAGCGCGCGGCGCAGGTCATGGTCGGGGTGGTCTTCATGCTGATCGCGGCGGCCGTGCTGGAGGCTTTCCCGCGCCAGTTGCTCGGCACCGAGGGCCGGCTGCTGATCGGGGTGACGATGCTTCTGGCGTGGCTCGCCTATTTCTTCGCCTATGGCCGCAACCGCCCCGACAGCGGGCCGCACGCCGCCGGCCATGCCGCGGCAGGTGCATCGTGA
- a CDS encoding DUF4350 domain-containing protein, with translation MMAAAPPAPLPASAPAAFNPRVVLGMLLFGAIAFVATLYLIGAGETSRGENDGGGHAASRGLTGYAALADLLEGEGHDVALSRSQGAHDDESLLILTPPHGADGEEIAALIEKRRYIGPTLLVLPKWYAIEVPDWAPVDTGEGWVVLAGTGKPAWIAQFEGRYVTEVQTGALDGGHGFDWEWGARRGAMPDRENVQTITNATMIPLVTASNGHILAGYYDDGGYYPVLDEAAGLAPADAEDLDADRWNLMVVADPDLLDNYAMADRERAQLAHELVDVAMEGQDLPIVFDLTLNGLGRSRNLLTLAFAPPFVAATLCLLIAMAVVAWRAFRRFGPPHAEARAIAFGKGRLVANSAAFTLRTRRLHLLTGPYAEAARHRIAAALHLRRSDDETLDRAIARRVPGAPPFATLAAALREAEKPHEILRAARALKSLERKLVR, from the coding sequence ATGATGGCGGCTGCCCCGCCCGCGCCCCTCCCCGCATCGGCCCCGGCGGCGTTCAACCCGCGGGTCGTTCTGGGCATGTTGCTGTTCGGCGCGATCGCATTCGTCGCGACTCTCTATTTGATCGGCGCGGGCGAAACCTCGCGCGGCGAGAACGACGGCGGCGGACATGCCGCCTCGCGCGGGCTGACCGGATATGCCGCGCTGGCCGACCTGCTCGAGGGCGAGGGGCACGACGTCGCGCTTTCGCGCAGCCAGGGGGCGCACGACGACGAGAGCCTGCTGATCCTGACCCCGCCGCACGGCGCCGATGGGGAGGAGATCGCGGCGCTGATCGAGAAGCGGCGCTATATCGGCCCGACGCTGCTGGTCCTGCCCAAGTGGTACGCCATCGAAGTGCCCGACTGGGCGCCGGTCGACACCGGCGAGGGGTGGGTCGTGCTCGCGGGAACCGGCAAGCCGGCGTGGATCGCGCAGTTCGAAGGGCGGTATGTCACCGAAGTCCAAACCGGCGCGCTGGATGGCGGGCACGGGTTCGACTGGGAATGGGGGGCACGGCGCGGCGCGATGCCCGATCGCGAAAACGTCCAGACGATCACCAATGCGACGATGATCCCGCTGGTCACGGCCAGCAACGGCCATATCCTGGCCGGATACTACGACGACGGGGGCTATTATCCCGTGCTCGACGAGGCGGCGGGGCTGGCGCCGGCCGACGCGGAGGATCTCGACGCGGACCGCTGGAACCTCATGGTCGTCGCCGATCCCGACCTGCTCGACAACTACGCCATGGCCGATCGCGAACGCGCGCAGCTGGCGCACGAACTGGTCGATGTCGCGATGGAAGGGCAGGATCTGCCGATCGTCTTCGATCTCACGCTCAACGGCCTGGGCCGCAGCAGGAACCTCCTGACCCTCGCCTTCGCGCCGCCTTTCGTCGCGGCAACGCTGTGCCTGCTGATCGCGATGGCGGTGGTCGCCTGGCGCGCCTTCCGCCGGTTCGGCCCGCCGCATGCCGAAGCGCGCGCGATCGCCTTCGGCAAGGGGCGGCTGGTCGCCAACAGCGCCGCCTTCACGCTGCGCACGCGGCGACTGCACCTGCTGACCGGCCCCTATGCCGAGGCGGCGCGCCACCGGATTGCCGCGGCCCTGCACTTGCGCCGATCCGACGACGAAACGCTCGACCGCGCGATCGCCCGGCGCGTGCCCGGCGCCCCGCCCTTTGCCACACTCGCCGCGGCCCTGCGCGAGGCGGAAAAACCCCACGAAATCCTGCGCGCGGCGCGCGCGCTGAAGTCTCTCGAAAGGAAGCTGGTCCGATGA
- a CDS encoding DUF58 domain-containing protein, producing MTFPIVPTARAAWLAALAAPLAIVIAAAAPQAWVVAPAAGAALLAIVLLDGILAGRMADWRVHVPADAEVGEPLTVLAMAEISGRASRAPVDIALAVDPRLDPAGSVRFAAPFAPGAGVWQGTVRVAPSRRGTAAVERVWLRWTGPLGLGARQASHALESEVRIWPDLAPVRSPALQAFLRDAQFGLIARRIRGEGTQFEALSEYEPGMDRRRIDWKASARHTRLYARENESERNNQIVFAFDCGQAMCEPVGGLPRIDRAVTAALTASYVALKGGDRVALFGFAQRPELSTPFVGDSRNFHRLQRAAAGLDYHAQEPNFTLALATLAARLQRRSLVVLFSDFTDPTGAELMIESVGRLVDRHLVLFVTIEDEDLASLSDTEPDTLDALATAVAADTLLRQRALVLERLRQMGVDIIEAPWDRIGYRLIDRYLEIKRAEAIG from the coding sequence GTGACGTTTCCGATCGTCCCCACCGCGCGCGCCGCCTGGCTGGCGGCCCTGGCCGCGCCGCTGGCGATCGTGATCGCGGCCGCTGCGCCCCAGGCGTGGGTCGTGGCGCCCGCGGCCGGGGCGGCGCTGCTGGCGATCGTGCTGCTCGACGGCATTCTGGCCGGCCGCATGGCCGACTGGCGCGTCCACGTTCCGGCCGATGCCGAAGTGGGCGAGCCGCTGACCGTACTGGCCATGGCGGAGATTTCCGGGCGGGCGTCGCGCGCGCCGGTCGACATCGCGCTGGCGGTCGATCCGCGGCTCGATCCGGCCGGTAGCGTGCGGTTCGCCGCCCCCTTCGCGCCCGGGGCCGGGGTCTGGCAGGGAACGGTGCGCGTCGCGCCCTCCCGGCGGGGAACGGCCGCGGTGGAGCGGGTCTGGCTGCGCTGGACCGGCCCGCTCGGGCTGGGGGCGCGACAGGCGAGCCATGCGCTGGAGAGCGAGGTACGCATCTGGCCCGATCTGGCACCGGTGCGCAGCCCGGCGCTGCAGGCATTCCTGCGCGATGCCCAGTTCGGCCTGATCGCCCGGCGCATCCGCGGCGAAGGCACGCAGTTCGAGGCGCTGAGCGAATACGAACCGGGCATGGACCGCCGCCGGATCGACTGGAAGGCAAGCGCCCGGCACACGCGCCTCTACGCGCGCGAGAACGAGAGCGAGCGCAACAACCAGATCGTTTTCGCCTTCGACTGCGGACAGGCCATGTGCGAGCCGGTCGGCGGCCTGCCGCGCATCGACCGGGCGGTGACGGCCGCGCTGACCGCCAGCTACGTCGCGCTCAAGGGCGGCGACCGCGTGGCCCTGTTCGGATTCGCCCAGCGGCCGGAGCTGTCGACGCCTTTCGTCGGCGATTCGCGCAATTTCCACCGGCTCCAGCGCGCTGCCGCCGGGCTGGACTATCACGCGCAGGAACCCAATTTCACTCTCGCGCTGGCGACGCTCGCCGCGCGCCTCCAGCGCCGCTCTCTGGTGGTGCTGTTCTCGGACTTCACCGACCCGACCGGGGCGGAGCTGATGATCGAAAGCGTCGGGCGGCTGGTCGACCGGCATCTGGTCTTGTTCGTGACGATCGAGGACGAGGATCTGGCCAGCCTTTCGGATACCGAGCCCGATACGCTCGACGCGCTTGCAACCGCCGTCGCGGCCGACACCCTGCTGCGCCAGCGGGCGCTGGTGCTGGAGCGGCTGCGGCAGATGGGCGTCGATATCATCGAGGCGCCGTGGGACCGGATCGGCTACCGGCTGATCGACCGCTATCTCGAGATCAAGCGGGCGGAGGCCATCGGATGA
- a CDS encoding prephenate dehydratase: MHSFPTPALAMVERMRAAAAEDPDRAIAFQGAPGANSHRAACEAAPDHLPLPCFGFEDALEAVKDGRAGCAIIPIENSQHGRVADIHFLLPRSGLSIVGEHFMRITHALMAVPNEDGGFGPFEAAYSHPQALGQSRLFLRERGIVPLSHADTAGAAAFVAEKANPRLAAIAPRLAGELYGLQVVEDRVEDAPDNTTRFVVLSREPLDPAALDGNTAMTTFVFEVKNVPAALYKALGCFATNGVNMTKLESYQQGTSFAASMFYADIEGAPGDPRVDRALEELAFHCKALRLLGSYRQARARG; encoded by the coding sequence ATGCACAGCTTTCCCACTCCCGCGCTCGCAATGGTCGAGCGGATGCGCGCCGCCGCGGCCGAGGACCCGGACCGCGCAATCGCGTTTCAGGGCGCCCCGGGCGCCAATTCCCACCGCGCGGCGTGCGAGGCGGCGCCCGATCACCTGCCGCTGCCCTGTTTCGGGTTCGAAGACGCGCTGGAGGCGGTGAAGGACGGCCGCGCGGGCTGTGCGATCATCCCGATCGAAAACAGCCAGCACGGCCGCGTGGCGGACATTCACTTCCTGCTGCCGCGCAGCGGGCTTTCGATCGTGGGCGAGCATTTCATGCGCATCACCCATGCCCTGATGGCCGTGCCCAACGAAGACGGCGGCTTCGGCCCGTTCGAGGCCGCTTACAGCCACCCCCAGGCCCTGGGCCAGTCGCGCCTGTTCCTGCGCGAGCGGGGGATCGTGCCGCTGAGCCATGCCGACACCGCCGGCGCGGCGGCTTTCGTGGCGGAGAAGGCCAACCCGCGCCTCGCCGCGATCGCGCCGCGCCTGGCGGGGGAGCTATACGGGCTGCAAGTGGTGGAGGACCGGGTGGAGGACGCCCCCGACAACACCACGCGTTTCGTCGTCCTGTCGCGCGAACCGCTCGACCCCGCGGCGCTCGACGGCAATACCGCGATGACCACTTTCGTGTTCGAGGTGAAGAACGTGCCCGCCGCGCTCTACAAGGCGCTGGGATGTTTCGCCACCAACGGGGTGAACATGACCAAGCTGGAAAGCTATCAGCAGGGCACCAGTTTCGCCGCCTCGATGTTCTATGCCGATATCGAGGGCGCCCCCGGCGATCCGCGGGTCGATCGCGCGCTGGAAGAGCTTGCCTTCCACTGCAAGGCATTGCGCCTGCTCGGCAGCTATCGCCAGGCCCGCGCGCGCGGCTGA
- a CDS encoding RDD family protein — protein sequence MSAERTAPHLAHRAKRRRDVVTPEGIALPFTVASRSARAGALILDLTIMLVAAIGVTLTVIWVAGGLFEGDFAEQSGAGEFVAVFWILFWFLLWNGYFMVLEMGPRGATFGKRAAGIRVAARNGGRLTPEAVVARNLLRDIELFLPLVLLINASSGAMGLAGIAAATWFLVFVLFPFFNRDALRAGDLIAGTWVVEAPRAALAGALSAEGAAREGASALTGAEYRFGDAELSIYGEYELQTLERVLRDNKAETLESVHEAICRKIGWNPGRGDERAFLEAFYAQLRARLEGDMRFGKRKADKFS from the coding sequence GTGAGCGCCGAGCGGACCGCCCCCCACCTGGCCCACCGGGCAAAGCGCCGGCGCGACGTCGTGACGCCGGAGGGAATCGCCCTGCCTTTCACCGTCGCCAGCCGCAGCGCGCGCGCCGGCGCCCTGATCCTCGACCTCACGATCATGCTGGTGGCCGCGATCGGCGTCACGCTGACGGTCATCTGGGTCGCGGGCGGGCTGTTCGAAGGCGACTTTGCCGAACAGAGCGGGGCGGGCGAATTCGTCGCGGTGTTCTGGATCCTGTTCTGGTTCCTGCTGTGGAACGGTTATTTCATGGTCCTGGAGATGGGGCCGCGCGGGGCGACGTTCGGCAAGCGCGCAGCCGGGATCCGGGTCGCGGCACGCAATGGCGGGCGCCTGACGCCCGAAGCCGTGGTCGCGCGCAACCTGCTGCGCGATATCGAGCTGTTCCTGCCGCTCGTGTTGCTGATCAATGCGTCCAGCGGGGCGATGGGCCTGGCGGGGATCGCGGCGGCGACCTGGTTCCTCGTCTTCGTGCTGTTCCCGTTCTTCAACCGCGACGCGCTGCGCGCGGGCGACCTGATCGCCGGCACCTGGGTGGTCGAGGCGCCGCGCGCCGCGCTGGCTGGCGCGCTGTCGGCCGAGGGGGCGGCGCGCGAAGGGGCGAGCGCGCTGACCGGCGCGGAGTACCGCTTCGGCGATGCGGAACTGTCGATATACGGCGAATACGAGCTTCAGACGCTCGAGCGCGTCCTGCGCGACAACAAGGCCGAAACGCTGGAATCGGTGCACGAGGCGATTTGCCGCAAGATCGGCTGGAACCCGGGGCGCGGCGACGAGCGGGCGTTTCTGGAAGCGTTCTACGCCCAGTTGCGCGCCCGGCTGGAGGGGGACATGCGCTTCGGCAAGCGCAAGGCGGACAAGTTCAGCTAG
- a CDS encoding DUF4129 domain-containing protein codes for MTTAAGDIANASEQPAPDVWGSVRADETIQFAPVDIPERAPPPGWLQAIFEFLANLFAPVGRALGMSWPVFKWVLLALAIALLGYLLWRLLAPALAGRSQAEKDRSDPAWAPERAEALALLEDADRLAAEGRYDEATHLLLQRSVGQIAAARPGWVEPSSTARELAALAALPDAARQAFATIAERVERSLFALRSLGEDDWQAAREAYARFALEPLAGKA; via the coding sequence GTGACCACGGCGGCAGGGGATATCGCGAACGCCAGCGAACAGCCGGCGCCGGACGTTTGGGGAAGCGTGCGCGCGGACGAGACGATCCAGTTCGCCCCGGTCGACATCCCCGAACGCGCCCCGCCCCCCGGATGGCTGCAGGCGATTTTCGAGTTCCTGGCCAACCTGTTCGCGCCCGTCGGCCGTGCGCTCGGCATGTCGTGGCCGGTGTTCAAATGGGTCTTGCTGGCGCTGGCGATCGCGCTGCTCGGATATCTCCTCTGGCGTCTCCTCGCCCCTGCGCTTGCTGGTCGTTCGCAGGCGGAGAAGGATCGTTCCGATCCCGCATGGGCGCCCGAGCGGGCCGAGGCTCTGGCGCTGCTGGAAGACGCCGACCGGCTCGCGGCCGAAGGGCGTTACGACGAGGCGACGCATCTCCTGCTCCAGCGCAGCGTGGGCCAGATCGCCGCGGCCCGCCCCGGCTGGGTCGAACCGTCGAGCACCGCGCGCGAGCTGGCCGCGCTGGCCGCGCTGCCCGACGCGGCGCGCCAGGCCTTCGCGACGATCGCCGAGCGGGTCGAGCGCAGCCTGTTCGCGCTGCGCAGCCTGGGCGAGGACGACTGGCAGGCCGCGCGCGAGGCCTATGCCCGTTTCGCGCTCGAACCGCTTGCGGGGAAGGCATGA
- a CDS encoding RlmE family RNA methyltransferase, with translation MARSGRNPDKRVRSARGRTASSTRWLERQLNDPYVRQAKADGYRSRAAYKLIELDEKFGLLRGVRRVVDLGIAPGGWSQTVRRRAPRAAIVGIDLLEVEPIEGVAILQMDFMADEAPGALAAALDGEPDLVLSDMAANTVGHKQTDHLRTMGLVEAAAWFAVENLAEGGAFVAKVLAGGTDSALLSLLKKHFRTVKHAKPPASRKGSSEWYVVAQGFKGRA, from the coding sequence ATGGCGCGTTCCGGCCGCAACCCGGACAAACGGGTCAGGAGCGCGCGCGGGCGCACCGCCTCGTCCACCCGCTGGCTCGAACGCCAGCTCAACGATCCCTACGTCCGCCAGGCGAAGGCCGACGGGTACCGCAGCCGGGCGGCTTACAAGCTGATCGAGCTGGACGAGAAATTCGGGCTGCTGCGCGGCGTTCGCCGCGTCGTCGATCTCGGCATCGCGCCGGGCGGCTGGAGCCAGACGGTGCGCCGGCGCGCGCCCAGGGCGGCGATCGTGGGAATCGACCTGCTCGAAGTCGAACCGATCGAGGGGGTCGCGATCCTGCAGATGGATTTCATGGCCGACGAGGCGCCCGGCGCGCTGGCCGCGGCGCTGGACGGCGAACCCGATCTCGTGCTGTCGGACATGGCCGCGAACACCGTCGGCCACAAGCAGACCGACCACTTGCGCACGATGGGCCTGGTCGAGGCGGCGGCCTGGTTCGCGGTCGAGAACCTTGCCGAAGGCGGCGCGTTCGTGGCCAAAGTGCTGGCCGGTGGCACCGATAGCGCGCTGCTGTCGCTGCTCAAGAAGCATTTCCGCACGGTCAAACATGCGAAGCCGCCGGCGAGCCGCAAGGGTTCGTCCGAGTGGTACGTCGTGGCGCAGGGGTTCAAGGGGCGCGCATAG
- a CDS encoding MoxR family ATPase: protein MTLDDVRAMAQAIRAEVGKAIVGQEETVDHLLVALVSEGHVLLEGPPGTAKTFLAQCFACALGLDYGRIQFTPDLLPGDILGSNLFNFQTSQFTLTRGPIFCDLLLADEINRTPPKTQAALLEAMQERRVTLDGETHALPDRFMVVATQNPIENQGVYPLPEAQLDRFMFKLLVPYPSAEEEAAIVTRFGERQGPPRPAEFGVSAATDAAKLAAASAALNGVTVAKEIVDYVVRLVRATRDSGDLSSGASPRAAVVLANAARARAALDGRDYVLPDDVKALAVAALRHRLVLSPAAEIEGREMETLVTELVESTEAPR, encoded by the coding sequence ATGACGCTCGACGATGTCCGCGCAATGGCGCAGGCGATCCGCGCAGAGGTGGGCAAGGCGATTGTCGGCCAGGAGGAAACGGTCGACCATCTGCTCGTCGCTCTCGTCAGCGAAGGGCACGTCCTGCTGGAAGGGCCGCCGGGGACGGCCAAGACCTTCCTGGCGCAGTGCTTCGCCTGCGCGCTCGGGCTCGACTACGGGCGGATCCAGTTCACGCCCGACCTCCTGCCGGGCGACATCCTCGGTTCCAACCTGTTCAACTTCCAGACCAGCCAGTTCACGCTGACGCGCGGCCCGATCTTCTGCGATCTCCTGCTGGCGGACGAGATCAACCGCACCCCGCCCAAGACCCAGGCCGCGCTGCTGGAGGCGATGCAGGAACGGCGCGTGACGCTGGACGGCGAAACCCATGCCCTGCCCGACCGGTTCATGGTGGTGGCCACGCAGAACCCGATCGAGAACCAGGGCGTCTATCCTCTGCCCGAGGCTCAGCTCGACCGGTTCATGTTCAAGCTGCTGGTGCCCTACCCCAGCGCGGAGGAAGAGGCCGCGATCGTGACTCGCTTCGGCGAGCGTCAGGGCCCCCCGCGCCCGGCCGAATTCGGCGTTTCCGCCGCCACCGACGCGGCGAAGCTGGCGGCGGCGAGCGCTGCGCTGAACGGGGTGACGGTGGCGAAGGAGATCGTCGATTACGTCGTGCGGCTGGTGCGGGCCACGCGCGATAGCGGCGACTTGTCGAGCGGCGCATCGCCGCGCGCCGCCGTTGTCCTTGCCAATGCGGCGCGCGCGCGGGCGGCGCTCGACGGACGCGACTATGTCCTGCCCGACGACGTGAAGGCGCTCGCGGTCGCCGCCCTGCGCCATCGCCTCGTGCTCAGCCCCGCGGCGGAGATCGAGGGGCGCGAGATGGAAACGCTGGTTACGGAACTGGTCGAAAGCACCGAGGCGCCCCGGTGA
- a CDS encoding S1/P1 nuclease — protein sequence MDHRAIRNRAARLTAALALLLGLLIPQGAGAWGYFGHRTTAQIALANVAPETRAAIARLVAHDRALGTPECRIRDLADAATWPDCVRRDYWRWGYTAAWHYRTAPVCEPYDAKANCAGGNCVTAQIERNFRILSDESLPANVRLEALAFMVHFAGDVHMPLHSGDKDDRGGNDRETAYGIVPGLNLHSIWDTALAERAITAADPPLVRRYSATEKQALAGGHPADWGRESWQLARDFVYPNAFDRPACDGDLPRETALTQEDIVAALPVAERRVTQAGLRIADLLDAAFAPGRMDRLP from the coding sequence ATGGATCATCGAGCAATACGAAACCGCGCCGCGCGTCTGACCGCCGCGCTCGCGCTGCTGCTGGGCCTGCTGATCCCGCAGGGGGCGGGGGCATGGGGCTATTTCGGCCATCGGACCACGGCGCAGATCGCGCTGGCCAATGTCGCGCCCGAAACGCGTGCCGCGATCGCGCGGCTGGTCGCGCACGATCGCGCGCTGGGCACGCCCGAATGCCGCATCCGCGACCTGGCCGACGCTGCGACCTGGCCCGATTGCGTGCGGCGCGATTACTGGCGCTGGGGCTATACGGCCGCCTGGCACTATCGCACGGCGCCGGTGTGCGAGCCCTATGACGCCAAGGCCAACTGCGCCGGCGGCAACTGCGTGACCGCGCAGATCGAACGCAATTTCCGCATTCTTTCGGACGAGAGCCTGCCGGCGAACGTGCGGCTGGAGGCGCTGGCCTTCATGGTCCATTTCGCGGGCGACGTGCACATGCCGCTCCACTCGGGCGACAAGGACGACCGCGGCGGCAACGATCGCGAAACCGCCTATGGCATCGTGCCGGGGCTCAATCTCCATTCGATATGGGACACGGCGCTGGCCGAACGGGCGATCACCGCCGCCGATCCGCCGCTCGTCCGGCGCTATAGCGCGACGGAGAAGCAGGCCCTCGCCGGCGGGCACCCGGCCGACTGGGGGCGCGAATCGTGGCAGCTCGCGCGCGATTTCGTCTATCCCAACGCCTTCGACCGCCCGGCCTGCGACGGCGATCTGCCCCGCGAAACCGCGCTGACGCAGGAGGATATCGTCGCCGCGCTTCCCGTGGCCGAGCGGCGCGTGACCCAGGCCGGCCTGCGGATCGCCGACCTGCTCGACGCCGCCTTCGCGCCCGGCAGGATGGACCGCCTGCCCTAG
- a CDS encoding glutathione S-transferase family protein, with translation MKLIIGNKNYSSWSLRAWLALKQSGLAFEELTVNIGGDDWAALKRESGEIMPSGKVPVLWDGETVIWDSLAIMDYLADKVGRERYWPKDDTARGMALSMVAEMHSSYMAMRSECPMNVRKRFDGVQLTDAARDDIVRVLQLWAEARARFGKGGPFLFGTFGAADIFYAPVVSRFVTYGIAVPGFARAYMEAVWEHEWMQAWIAGAEDERWIIEQYETAPRV, from the coding sequence ATGAAGCTGATTATCGGCAACAAGAACTATTCGAGCTGGAGCCTCAGGGCCTGGCTCGCGCTCAAGCAGTCGGGCCTCGCGTTCGAAGAGCTGACGGTCAATATCGGCGGCGACGACTGGGCCGCGCTGAAGCGCGAATCGGGCGAGATCATGCCCTCGGGCAAAGTCCCCGTGCTGTGGGACGGCGAGACCGTGATCTGGGACAGTCTCGCGATCATGGACTACCTCGCCGACAAAGTCGGCCGCGAACGCTATTGGCCGAAGGACGACACCGCGCGCGGCATGGCGCTGTCGATGGTCGCCGAAATGCACAGTTCGTACATGGCGATGCGCAGCGAGTGCCCGATGAACGTGCGCAAGCGGTTCGACGGCGTGCAGCTGACCGACGCCGCGCGCGACGACATCGTCCGCGTGCTCCAGCTCTGGGCCGAAGCGCGCGCCCGGTTCGGCAAGGGCGGCCCGTTCCTGTTCGGTACGTTCGGCGCGGCCGACATATTCTATGCCCCGGTCGTCTCGCGTTTCGTCACCTATGGCATCGCGGTGCCCGGCTTCGCCCGCGCCTATATGGAGGCGGTGTGGGAACACGAATGGATGCAGGCATGGATCGCGGGGGCGGAAGACGAGCGATGGATCATCGAGCAATACGAAACCGCGCCGCGCGTCTGA
- a CDS encoding c-type cytochrome produces the protein MNDRFNTAAGWVLFAGIVGLGLSSVSSRYFAVHAPEEGGYPIEGVAEDGEGAEEVLDIGALLANADVTMGEAAATSRCGTCHTFNSGGADGQGPNLFGIMGTPIGQHAPGFAYSEALAGHGGSWTYDNMFAWLESPRSFAPGTKMSFAGLSSPEDRANIIRFMYENGGGPALPEPLPEEEAAEGETAAESAEAAAVNAVGDADTPEAGMVVPGADQTNPVGE, from the coding sequence ATGAACGACCGTTTCAACACCGCTGCCGGATGGGTGCTCTTCGCCGGGATCGTGGGCCTCGGCCTGTCGAGCGTAAGCTCGCGCTACTTCGCGGTCCATGCCCCGGAAGAGGGGGGGTATCCGATCGAAGGCGTGGCCGAGGACGGCGAAGGCGCGGAAGAGGTGCTGGATATCGGCGCGCTGCTGGCCAACGCCGATGTGACGATGGGCGAAGCGGCCGCGACCTCGCGCTGCGGCACCTGCCACACTTTCAATTCCGGCGGAGCGGACGGGCAGGGGCCCAACCTGTTTGGCATCATGGGAACGCCGATCGGCCAGCATGCGCCGGGCTTCGCCTATAGCGAGGCGCTGGCCGGCCATGGCGGTTCGTGGACGTACGACAACATGTTCGCCTGGCTCGAAAGCCCGCGCTCTTTCGCGCCGGGCACGAAGATGAGCTTCGCCGGGCTGTCCAGCCCCGAAGACCGCGCCAATATCATCCGCTTCATGTACGAAAACGGCGGCGGCCCCGCGCTGCCCGAACCGTTGCCGGAAGAAGAGGCCGCCGAAGGCGAGACCGCCGCCGAATCAGCCGAAGCCGCGGCCGTGAACGCCGTCGGCGATGCCGACACGCCCGAAGCGGGCATGGTCGTGCCGGGCGCCGATCAGACCAACCCGGTCGGCGAATAA